The Listeria welshimeri serovar 6b str. SLCC5334 genome has a window encoding:
- a CDS encoding RNA-binding S4 domain-containing protein — translation MRLDKYLKVSRLIKRRTVAKEVAEKGRIAVNGVTAKPGTNVKSGDELVIRFGPKIVTAKIERLEENAKKEQATEMYTILKEERTDESR, via the coding sequence ATGCGTTTAGATAAATATTTAAAAGTTTCTAGATTGATTAAAAGACGTACAGTAGCAAAAGAAGTAGCAGAAAAAGGCCGCATTGCTGTCAACGGCGTAACTGCGAAACCAGGAACAAATGTAAAATCCGGTGATGAACTTGTGATTCGATTCGGTCCAAAAATAGTTACTGCAAAAATAGAACGTCTAGAAGAAAATGCAAAAAAAGAACAAGCAACAGAAATGTACACAATTTTAAAAGAAGAACGAACGGATGAAAGCAGATAA
- a CDS encoding FtsB family cell division protein — translation MKKAESKVARIENRYIKDTATLKKTRNRRRIALFRRLAFMAIIFVVVGGLLTITYTKQVLSLNEKKEKQVQVDKKMVAMKDEEEALNDQIKKLHNDDYIAKLARSEYYLSKDGEIIFNIPEENSKQKE, via the coding sequence ATGAAAAAAGCCGAATCAAAAGTAGCGAGAATAGAAAATCGTTACATTAAAGATACTGCAACATTGAAAAAAACTCGTAATCGTCGCCGTATCGCCCTGTTCCGAAGACTTGCTTTTATGGCTATTATTTTTGTGGTGGTCGGTGGACTTCTAACCATCACTTACACAAAACAAGTGCTATCTCTCAATGAGAAAAAAGAAAAACAAGTACAAGTTGATAAGAAAATGGTTGCAATGAAGGATGAAGAAGAAGCGCTAAATGATCAAATCAAGAAGCTTCATAATGATGATTACATAGCCAAGTTAGCCAGAAGTGAATATTATTTATCCAAGGATGGAGAAATTATTTTTAATATTCCTGAAGAAAATTCGAAACAAAAAGAGTAA
- a CDS encoding S1 domain-containing RNA-binding protein, whose translation MSIEVGNKLQGKVTGITNFGAFVELEGGKTGLVHISEVADNYVKDINDILTVGDEVTVKVMNIGDDGKIGLSIRKAVDRPDRPEKSYDRKPKYNKKPAGNYVKPAESFEDIMSKFLKDSDERLTTIKRQTESKRGGRGAKRG comes from the coding sequence ATGTCGATCGAAGTAGGCAACAAGTTACAAGGGAAAGTTACTGGGATTACTAATTTTGGAGCATTTGTGGAGCTAGAAGGTGGCAAAACAGGGTTAGTCCATATTAGTGAAGTAGCAGATAACTATGTTAAGGACATTAATGACATCTTAACTGTAGGGGATGAAGTTACTGTCAAAGTAATGAATATTGGTGATGATGGTAAAATTGGTCTGTCCATTCGTAAAGCAGTAGATCGTCCGGACCGCCCAGAAAAAAGTTATGATCGTAAACCAAAATACAACAAAAAACCTGCTGGGAATTATGTGAAACCAGCTGAGAGCTTTGAAGATATAATGTCTAAATTCTTGAAAGATAGTGATGAAAGACTAACTACTATCAAACGCCAAACAGAATCTAAACGTGGTGGCCGAGGAGCAAAGCGCGGCTAA
- a CDS encoding bifunctional tRNA lysidine(34) synthetase TilS/hypoxanthine phosphoribosyltransferase HprT — MEDIVKRTHKYIEKHDLIRSDDKLLVAVSGGPDSFALLHFLWSSKLVPKESISVAHLNHCLREGAEKEQLVVQTFCEEHHIPFFVEAVDIKKHAETIQKGIEETARIVRYKFFEKVMTENDINKLVLAHHADDQIETILMRLVRGSSSIGWSGIQPKRKVTKGYAIRPFLPITKAEIIQYASKHDLPYEIDESNVSQEYTRNRYRTQLLPFLSKENPAVYDHFNRFSEETSEDFLFLEELANDVLKKNLIQNGKQTTLLLSSFKNEANPLQRRAIHLLLRYLYNDDTRIITVNHIYQIIQMIQSENPSSSIDLPKKLTAIRSYNELHFQFGERHAPSEFYHQLEINDRIELDDKTSIRLKLKSSVVQTNGLNGMLLDAEDITLPLIVRNRVNGDRMTMKGQVGSKKLKDIFIDAKIPRQERDNLPVITDYTGKILWVPGVKKSAYDREFSRSKKQYIIRYTRNIGGNESMHNDIQKVLISEDELQEKIRELGRELTTEYEGRNPLVVGVLKGATPFMTDLLKRVDTYLEMDFMDVSSYGNGTVSSGEVKIIKDLNASVEGRDVLVIEDIIDSGRTLSYLVDLIKYRKAKSVKLVTLLDKPAGRNVAIEADYVGFVVPNEFVVGYGLDYAERYRNLPYIGVLKPEIYSE, encoded by the coding sequence ATGGAAGACATTGTAAAGCGAACACACAAATATATCGAGAAACATGACTTAATCCGATCCGATGATAAATTGCTTGTGGCAGTTTCTGGCGGGCCGGATTCTTTCGCGTTGTTGCATTTTTTATGGTCATCTAAATTGGTGCCAAAAGAATCCATCTCAGTAGCTCATCTAAACCACTGTTTACGAGAAGGTGCAGAAAAAGAACAATTGGTCGTTCAGACTTTTTGCGAAGAACACCATATTCCTTTTTTTGTGGAGGCAGTAGATATAAAGAAACATGCGGAGACAATACAAAAAGGGATAGAAGAAACAGCTCGCATTGTTAGATATAAATTTTTTGAAAAAGTAATGACGGAGAACGATATAAATAAACTTGTACTAGCGCATCATGCGGATGATCAAATTGAAACAATCCTGATGCGATTAGTTCGAGGTAGCTCCAGTATCGGATGGTCAGGAATCCAACCAAAACGCAAAGTCACAAAAGGTTATGCGATTCGTCCCTTCCTACCAATTACAAAAGCAGAAATCATTCAATACGCGAGTAAACATGATTTACCTTACGAAATTGATGAATCAAATGTTAGCCAAGAATATACTAGAAATCGCTATCGTACACAACTTTTACCATTTTTATCCAAAGAAAATCCGGCAGTATATGATCATTTCAACAGATTTTCCGAAGAAACGAGTGAGGATTTTCTGTTTTTGGAAGAGCTAGCGAACGATGTATTAAAGAAAAATCTTATCCAAAACGGCAAACAGACAACACTTTTACTTAGTAGTTTTAAAAATGAAGCGAATCCTTTACAACGTCGCGCAATTCATTTACTATTGAGATATCTGTACAATGACGATACCCGTATTATTACGGTTAATCACATATATCAGATTATCCAGATGATTCAAAGCGAAAATCCATCAAGTTCTATTGATTTACCAAAAAAACTCACTGCTATCAGGTCGTACAACGAACTCCATTTCCAATTTGGAGAAAGACATGCTCCGTCTGAGTTTTATCATCAATTAGAAATAAATGACCGCATTGAATTAGACGATAAAACAAGCATCCGTTTGAAATTAAAAAGTTCTGTTGTTCAAACTAATGGATTAAATGGAATGCTGCTGGATGCAGAAGATATCACTCTTCCATTAATCGTTCGAAACCGTGTGAACGGAGATAGAATGACGATGAAAGGGCAAGTAGGTAGTAAAAAACTAAAAGATATTTTCATCGATGCCAAAATACCAAGGCAAGAACGCGACAATTTACCCGTAATAACAGATTATACTGGGAAGATTCTTTGGGTTCCTGGTGTGAAAAAATCTGCCTATGACCGAGAATTTAGTCGTAGCAAAAAGCAATACATTATTAGGTACACTCGAAATATAGGAGGAAACGAGAGCATGCATAATGATATTCAGAAAGTACTGATATCGGAGGACGAATTACAAGAGAAAATTCGTGAACTCGGTCGTGAGTTGACAACGGAATATGAAGGACGTAACCCATTAGTAGTGGGCGTATTAAAAGGAGCAACACCTTTTATGACGGATTTACTTAAAAGAGTAGATACATACTTAGAAATGGACTTCATGGATGTTTCCAGTTACGGAAATGGTACAGTATCCTCAGGGGAAGTAAAAATTATCAAAGACCTTAATGCTTCAGTAGAAGGTCGTGATGTGCTTGTAATTGAAGATATCATTGATAGTGGTCGTACACTTAGTTATTTAGTAGACCTAATCAAATACCGCAAAGCAAAATCTGTTAAATTAGTTACTTTGCTTGATAAACCAGCAGGAAGAAATGTAGCTATTGAAGCTGATTATGTGGGATTTGTTGTACCTAATGAGTTTGTCGTAGGTTATGGTTTAGACTACGCTGAACGTTACCGAAACCTACCATATATTGGTGTTTTAAAACCAGAAATTTATAGTGAGTAA
- the ftsH gene encoding ATP-dependent zinc metalloprotease FtsH, with product MNRFFRNAIFYVIIFLVIIGIVASFNSNKEAAKDISYSEFVSKLEDGKVKSVEIQPDRSVYTINGEFKSSDKSSDDKKTGLGQSKTSSTAFTTYALNSDTSLDDLQKTLKSEDVKTTVVPAKQNSGWVTFLTSIVPFVIIFILFFFLMSQSQGGGGGKVMSFGKSKAKLYNDDKKKVRFTDVAGADEEKQELVEVVEFLKDPRKFAELGARIPKGVLLVGPPGTGKTLLARAVAGEAGVPFFSISGSDFVEMFVGVGASRVRDLFENAKKNAPCIIFIDEIDAVGRQRGAGMGGGHDEREQTLNQLLVEMDGFGGNEGIIIIAATNRADVLDPALLRPGRFDRQIMVDRPDVKGREAVLRVHARNKPLAKSVDLKAIAQRTPGFSGADLENLLNEAALVAARSDKKEIDMSDLDEASDRVIAGPAKKNRVISEKERRTVAYHEGGHVIVGMVLDEAEVVHKVTIVPRGQAGGYAVMLPKEDRFLMTKAELMDRITGLLGGRVAEEVTFGEVTTGASNDFERATELARRMVTEWGMSDKIGPLQFTSGNGQVFMGRDFGSDKGYSDKIAYEIDTEVQSLIRYCYDRAKTIITEHQEQHKLIAETLLKVETLDARQIRSLFDDGVMPPDIDTIDVEAEYPSEKEEEVVGKSFEEEKEDLKEEEQIKETQNEPKEVTSEDAPDIEQTPNDKKDE from the coding sequence ATGAACAGGTTTTTTAGAAATGCGATATTTTATGTCATAATATTCCTTGTTATTATCGGGATTGTTGCTTCATTTAACTCAAATAAAGAGGCAGCCAAAGATATTAGCTATTCAGAATTTGTGAGTAAATTAGAAGATGGTAAAGTTAAATCCGTAGAAATACAGCCAGACCGCAGTGTTTATACAATCAATGGGGAATTCAAATCAAGTGATAAAAGTTCCGACGATAAAAAAACCGGTCTTGGACAAAGCAAAACAAGCAGCACTGCTTTTACAACTTATGCTTTAAATAGCGATACTTCACTGGATGATTTACAAAAAACACTCAAAAGTGAAGATGTGAAAACAACAGTAGTACCTGCTAAACAAAACAGCGGTTGGGTTACATTCCTAACTTCTATTGTACCTTTTGTAATTATCTTCATCCTCTTCTTCTTCCTAATGAGCCAGTCTCAAGGTGGTGGCGGTGGTAAAGTAATGAGCTTCGGCAAAAGCAAAGCTAAACTTTACAACGACGATAAGAAGAAAGTTCGTTTCACTGATGTAGCTGGAGCGGACGAGGAAAAACAAGAACTTGTTGAAGTAGTAGAATTCTTAAAAGATCCGCGTAAATTTGCGGAACTAGGCGCTCGTATTCCTAAAGGTGTTCTTTTAGTAGGGCCTCCGGGTACTGGTAAAACCTTGCTAGCTCGAGCAGTTGCTGGTGAAGCAGGCGTGCCATTCTTCTCTATCTCAGGTTCAGACTTTGTAGAAATGTTTGTCGGTGTCGGTGCAAGCCGTGTCCGTGACTTATTCGAAAATGCGAAGAAAAATGCACCATGTATCATTTTCATTGATGAAATTGACGCAGTTGGTCGTCAACGTGGAGCTGGTATGGGCGGCGGTCATGATGAACGTGAACAAACCCTAAACCAATTACTAGTAGAAATGGATGGTTTTGGCGGTAATGAAGGAATTATCATCATTGCAGCAACTAACCGTGCAGATGTACTTGACCCAGCGCTTCTTCGTCCAGGTCGTTTTGACCGTCAAATTATGGTTGACCGCCCAGACGTAAAAGGCCGTGAAGCAGTACTTCGTGTCCATGCTCGTAACAAACCACTTGCTAAAAGTGTTGATTTAAAAGCAATCGCTCAACGTACACCGGGATTCTCTGGTGCCGATTTAGAAAACTTACTGAATGAAGCCGCACTTGTTGCAGCCCGTTCCGATAAAAAAGAAATAGACATGAGTGACCTTGATGAAGCTAGTGACCGCGTAATTGCTGGTCCAGCTAAGAAAAATCGAGTTATCTCTGAAAAAGAACGTCGTACAGTTGCTTATCATGAAGGTGGTCACGTAATCGTCGGAATGGTACTTGATGAAGCGGAAGTTGTGCATAAAGTTACCATCGTTCCTCGTGGACAAGCTGGTGGTTATGCTGTAATGTTGCCTAAAGAAGATCGCTTCCTAATGACGAAAGCTGAGTTAATGGACCGTATTACTGGTTTACTTGGTGGACGTGTAGCGGAAGAAGTTACTTTTGGTGAAGTAACGACTGGTGCAAGTAATGACTTTGAACGTGCAACAGAACTTGCTCGCCGCATGGTAACAGAATGGGGCATGAGTGACAAAATCGGACCACTTCAATTCACTTCTGGTAATGGTCAAGTATTTATGGGCCGCGATTTTGGTAGCGACAAAGGTTATTCCGATAAAATCGCCTACGAAATTGATACAGAAGTTCAAAGTTTAATCCGTTACTGTTATGACCGCGCTAAAACAATTATTACTGAGCACCAAGAACAACACAAACTTATCGCGGAAACATTACTAAAAGTAGAAACATTAGATGCTCGCCAAATTCGTTCCCTATTTGATGATGGTGTAATGCCTCCAGATATCGATACGATTGACGTAGAAGCAGAATATCCTTCCGAAAAAGAGGAAGAAGTAGTAGGTAAATCTTTTGAAGAAGAAAAAGAAGATTTAAAAGAAGAAGAACAAATCAAAGAAACACAAAATGAACCAAAAGAAGTAACTTCGGAAGATGCTCCAGATATCGAGCAAACTCCAAACGATAAAAAAGACGAATAA
- a CDS encoding type III pantothenate kinase, whose protein sequence is MILVIDVGNTNCTVGVYEKQKLLKHWRMTTDRHRTSDELGMTVLNFFSYANLTPSDIQGIIISSVVPPIMHAMETMCVRYFNIRPLIVGPGIKTGLNVKVDNPREIGSDRIVNAVAASEEYGTPIIVVDFGTATTFCYIDELGAYQGGAIAPGIMISTEALYNRAAKLPRVDIAESNQIIGKSTVSSMQAGIFYGFVGQCEGIIAEMKKQSNSNPVVVATGGLARMITEKSSAVDILDPFLTLKGLELLYRRNKPTTEK, encoded by the coding sequence ATGATACTTGTAATTGATGTTGGAAATACTAACTGTACTGTCGGAGTTTATGAAAAACAAAAGCTTCTAAAACATTGGCGCATGACAACAGATCGTCACCGCACATCTGATGAATTAGGGATGACAGTCCTGAACTTTTTTTCGTATGCAAATTTAACTCCTTCTGATATTCAAGGAATTATCATTTCGTCCGTCGTTCCACCAATTATGCACGCAATGGAAACGATGTGTGTGCGCTATTTTAATATTCGGCCATTAATCGTTGGTCCAGGAATAAAAACCGGTTTAAATGTAAAAGTTGATAATCCGCGTGAAATTGGATCTGATCGAATCGTAAATGCTGTAGCTGCATCTGAAGAATATGGGACACCGATAATTGTAGTGGATTTTGGGACTGCAACTACTTTTTGCTATATCGATGAACTCGGAGCATATCAAGGTGGTGCAATTGCCCCAGGTATCATGATTTCAACAGAAGCACTATATAATCGTGCTGCCAAATTACCTCGTGTAGATATTGCTGAATCCAACCAAATTATTGGGAAGTCTACCGTATCATCCATGCAAGCTGGTATTTTTTACGGTTTTGTTGGACAGTGCGAAGGGATTATTGCAGAAATGAAAAAGCAATCTAATTCCAATCCTGTAGTAGTTGCGACAGGCGGTCTCGCTCGGATGATAACCGAAAAATCTTCTGCGGTAGATATTTTAGATCCATTTTTAACATTAAAAGGTCTAGAGCTTTTATATAGAAGAAATAAACCAACTACAGAAAAATAA
- the hslO gene encoding Hsp33 family molecular chaperone HslO: MSDYLIKALAYDGMARVYAAVTTETIKEAQRRHDTWSVSSAALGRTMTGTLFLGAMQKEDQKITVKIEGDGPIGPIVADSNAQGQIRGFVTNPHVHFSELNEAGKLDVRRGVGTSGMLSVVKDLGFGENFTGQTPIVSGEIGEDFTYYLATSEQVNSSVGVGVLVNPDDTIEAAGGFMLQLLPGATDEIIDEIEKNLTALPTVSRMIEAGETPESILAKLAGGEDKLQILEKIPVSFECNCSKERFGSAIISLGKDEIRSMIEEDHGAEAECHFCRNTYDFSEEELEKLYEEAK, from the coding sequence ATGAGTGATTATTTAATTAAAGCGCTAGCCTATGATGGCATGGCGCGAGTATATGCAGCAGTAACAACCGAAACAATCAAAGAAGCGCAAAGAAGACATGATACATGGTCCGTGTCATCCGCTGCACTTGGCAGAACAATGACAGGAACTCTTTTCCTAGGTGCCATGCAAAAAGAAGACCAAAAAATCACTGTGAAAATTGAAGGTGATGGCCCAATTGGTCCTATCGTGGCGGATAGTAATGCGCAAGGCCAAATTAGAGGATTTGTAACTAATCCGCACGTTCATTTCAGTGAGCTAAATGAGGCTGGAAAACTAGACGTCCGCCGTGGTGTAGGTACATCTGGTATGCTTTCTGTAGTAAAAGATTTAGGCTTTGGCGAAAATTTTACTGGTCAAACCCCGATAGTTTCTGGGGAAATTGGTGAAGACTTCACTTATTACCTAGCAACATCTGAACAAGTCAATTCATCAGTTGGTGTTGGAGTCCTCGTTAATCCAGATGATACGATTGAGGCAGCAGGCGGTTTTATGCTTCAATTACTTCCTGGTGCGACAGATGAAATCATTGATGAAATCGAGAAAAATCTTACAGCCTTACCAACAGTTTCAAGAATGATTGAAGCTGGCGAAACACCGGAGTCCATTTTAGCTAAATTAGCGGGTGGCGAAGATAAACTACAAATCTTAGAAAAAATCCCTGTGTCTTTCGAATGTAACTGCTCTAAAGAACGTTTTGGTAGTGCGATTATTTCACTTGGAAAAGATGAGATTCGTTCTATGATAGAAGAAGATCACGGTGCAGAAGCAGAATGCCATTTTTGCCGTAATACCTACGATTTCTCAGAAGAAGAATTAGAAAAACTATATGAAGAAGCGAAATAA
- the cysK gene encoding cysteine synthase A — MTIANSITDLIGKTPIVKLNRLPEAGSADVYVKLEFQNPGGSVKDRIANAMIESAEKSGALKPGDTIIEPTSGNTGIGLAMVAAAKGYQAIFVMPETMSLERRKLLQAYGAKLVLTPGPDGMKGAIAKAEELAKENNYFVPQQFHNPANPAVHEETTGPEIVEAFGKDGLDAFIAGVGTGGTVTGVGHVLKKNYPDVKIYALEPEESPVLSGGSPSPHKIQGIGAGFIPDTLDTKVYDGILKISSEDALETAREVAKKEGILVGISSGATIKAALDLAKELGAGKKVLAIVASNGERYLSTPLYNFED; from the coding sequence ATGACAATTGCAAATTCAATCACTGATTTAATTGGAAAGACACCTATTGTGAAACTTAATCGTTTACCAGAAGCGGGTAGCGCAGATGTATATGTGAAATTAGAATTCCAAAATCCAGGTGGAAGCGTAAAAGATAGAATTGCTAATGCAATGATCGAAAGTGCTGAAAAATCTGGTGCATTAAAACCTGGTGACACAATCATTGAACCAACTAGTGGTAATACAGGTATTGGTCTAGCAATGGTAGCGGCGGCAAAAGGTTATCAAGCAATTTTTGTTATGCCAGAAACAATGAGCTTAGAACGTCGAAAACTTCTTCAAGCTTACGGTGCAAAATTAGTATTAACTCCTGGTCCAGATGGCATGAAAGGCGCAATTGCTAAAGCAGAGGAACTTGCAAAAGAAAATAATTATTTTGTTCCACAACAGTTCCACAACCCAGCGAATCCGGCAGTCCACGAAGAAACAACTGGTCCGGAAATCGTTGAAGCTTTCGGTAAAGATGGCTTAGACGCTTTTATCGCAGGAGTAGGAACAGGCGGAACAGTAACTGGTGTAGGACATGTACTTAAAAAGAATTATCCTGATGTTAAAATATATGCACTTGAGCCAGAAGAATCTCCAGTATTAAGTGGAGGATCTCCGTCCCCTCATAAAATCCAAGGTATCGGTGCTGGCTTTATACCAGATACATTAGATACAAAAGTTTATGATGGAATTTTGAAAATTTCGAGTGAAGATGCATTAGAAACCGCACGTGAAGTAGCGAAAAAAGAAGGAATTTTAGTAGGTATTTCTTCCGGTGCGACTATTAAAGCGGCTCTAGATCTTGCCAAAGAACTTGGTGCTGGCAAAAAAGTATTAGCTATTGTCGCGAGTAACGGCGAACGCTATTTAAGCACACCGCTTTACAATTTTGAAGATTAG
- the folP gene encoding dihydropteroate synthase → MKKWKRDHLGMVMGILNVTPDSFSDGGKYMQVEKAVEQALQMAKDGAGIIDVGGISTRPGFSEVSPQEELARIIPVIKSIREKLPNIWISVDSWRAEVAEQAILAGADMINDQWGAKKEPKIAEVAAKYNVPICLMHNRENTQYTNFLEDVKKDLLESVAIAKAASVPDEHIILDPGFGFVKTPAQNLEVLRRIDEIVALGYEVLLGTSRKSTIGLVLGTTPEDRMEGTGATTVYGFAKGCTITRVHDVLPVARMVRMTDAITGKLDITKL, encoded by the coding sequence TTGAAGAAGTGGAAAAGGGATCACCTAGGTATGGTCATGGGAATATTAAACGTTACACCAGATTCTTTTTCGGATGGTGGGAAATATATGCAAGTGGAAAAAGCCGTAGAGCAAGCCTTACAAATGGCTAAGGATGGGGCTGGGATTATTGATGTTGGTGGAATCTCTACCCGTCCTGGATTTTCAGAAGTAAGCCCTCAAGAAGAACTTGCCCGGATTATTCCAGTTATTAAATCTATTAGAGAAAAACTGCCCAATATATGGATTTCTGTTGATTCTTGGCGCGCAGAAGTAGCTGAACAAGCGATTTTAGCGGGAGCTGATATGATAAATGATCAATGGGGTGCGAAAAAAGAACCAAAAATTGCAGAAGTTGCTGCAAAATACAATGTACCAATCTGTTTAATGCATAACCGTGAAAATACGCAATATACAAATTTTCTAGAAGATGTTAAAAAAGATTTGCTAGAGAGTGTGGCGATTGCTAAAGCGGCATCAGTACCGGATGAACATATCATTCTTGATCCAGGTTTTGGCTTTGTTAAAACGCCCGCTCAGAATTTAGAAGTGTTAAGACGCATTGATGAGATTGTTGCGCTTGGTTATGAGGTTTTACTTGGAACGAGTCGAAAATCAACTATTGGACTTGTCCTTGGAACTACTCCAGAAGATAGAATGGAAGGAACTGGAGCAACGACAGTTTACGGATTTGCCAAGGGCTGTACAATTACTCGGGTACATGATGTGCTCCCGGTAGCTCGTATGGTTCGAATGACAGATGCGATTACAGGTAAATTAGATATTACAAAATTATAA
- the folB gene encoding dihydroneopterin aldolase yields the protein MDKIYLNELAFYGYHGVLAEETKLGQTFKVSLVLGLSTKKAGMSDSVDDTVSYADVYETVKKIVEGVPFKLIEALAEKIATKVLTDYPLLEEITVKLIKPNPPIPGHYESVAVEIKRKRSDING from the coding sequence TTGGATAAAATTTATTTAAATGAGTTAGCGTTTTATGGATACCACGGAGTTTTAGCAGAAGAAACAAAATTAGGACAAACATTTAAAGTATCACTAGTGCTCGGACTTTCTACAAAAAAAGCAGGAATGTCAGATAGTGTGGATGATACAGTAAGTTATGCTGATGTCTATGAAACAGTGAAAAAAATAGTAGAAGGAGTTCCATTTAAATTAATTGAAGCACTTGCTGAAAAAATCGCAACAAAAGTGTTGACAGATTATCCGCTTTTGGAAGAAATAACTGTAAAACTTATTAAACCAAATCCTCCGATCCCTGGTCACTATGAATCAGTTGCGGTTGAAATCAAACGTAAGAGAAGTGATATAAATGGCTAA
- the folK gene encoding 2-amino-4-hydroxy-6-hydroxymethyldihydropteridine diphosphokinase, which yields MAKAFLSIGTNIGERLDNLNNALKGIADSDKNKITKVSSVYETDAVGYEDQAAFLNIVAEIETDFAPVELLDFCLALELELGRVRLFKWGPRLIDIDILLYEDVKIDTEKLKIPHPYMKERAFVMIPLLEISPEKSRFVDNEAILEEQVVRKIKNQVKW from the coding sequence ATGGCTAAAGCGTTTTTATCAATTGGCACAAACATCGGTGAACGCTTAGATAATTTAAACAATGCGCTAAAAGGAATAGCTGATTCTGATAAAAATAAAATCACTAAAGTTTCTAGTGTTTATGAAACGGATGCAGTTGGTTATGAGGATCAAGCAGCGTTTTTAAACATCGTAGCAGAAATTGAAACCGATTTTGCGCCAGTGGAATTACTAGATTTTTGTTTAGCTCTCGAACTTGAATTGGGGCGAGTTCGATTGTTTAAATGGGGACCGCGCTTGATTGATATTGATATTTTATTATATGAGGATGTTAAAATCGATACAGAAAAGCTAAAAATCCCACATCCTTATATGAAAGAACGTGCTTTTGTAATGATTCCTTTATTAGAAATTTCACCAGAAAAAAGCCGTTTTGTGGATAATGAAGCTATTTTGGAAGAACAAGTCGTTCGAAAAATAAAAAATCAAGTGAAGTGGTAA
- the dusB gene encoding tRNA dihydrouridine synthase DusB: MFKIGNVEIKNQVVVAPMAGISNSAFRLTVKEFGAGLVCCEMISDKGIAYRNAKTLDMLYIDEKEKPLSLQIFGGEKETLVEAAKFVAENTTADIIDINMGCPVNKIIKCEAGAKWLLDPNKVYDMVSAVVDAVDKPVTVKMRIGWDEEHVFAIENALAAERAGASAVAMHGRTRVQMYEGSANWDVLRDVKRELKIPFMANGDVKTPEDAKRILEHTGADGVMIGRAALGNPWMIYRTVKFLETGELLPEPEPREKMQTAMLHLNRLVELKGENIAVREFRQHAAYYLKGARGSTRAKVAANQATKQSEMEAILNEFVLQYEEKALAKQD; the protein is encoded by the coding sequence ATGTTTAAAATAGGTAATGTTGAAATTAAGAATCAAGTAGTTGTGGCACCAATGGCCGGTATATCCAATTCCGCATTTCGTTTAACAGTCAAAGAATTTGGCGCAGGCCTTGTTTGCTGTGAAATGATTAGTGACAAAGGAATTGCATACCGTAATGCTAAAACGCTTGATATGCTATATATTGATGAAAAAGAAAAACCACTGAGCTTACAGATTTTCGGTGGTGAGAAAGAAACGCTTGTAGAAGCCGCAAAATTTGTAGCTGAAAATACAACTGCGGATATTATTGACATTAATATGGGGTGCCCGGTAAATAAAATTATCAAATGTGAAGCTGGAGCGAAGTGGTTACTTGACCCAAATAAAGTGTATGACATGGTATCTGCTGTAGTAGATGCTGTTGATAAACCGGTAACAGTAAAAATGCGTATTGGTTGGGATGAAGAGCATGTTTTCGCTATTGAAAACGCACTTGCAGCTGAACGTGCAGGAGCTTCAGCTGTTGCTATGCACGGTCGTACACGTGTTCAAATGTACGAAGGCAGTGCAAACTGGGACGTGTTAAGAGATGTTAAACGCGAACTAAAAATTCCATTCATGGCAAATGGGGATGTGAAAACACCCGAAGATGCAAAAAGAATCTTAGAACATACAGGTGCAGATGGCGTTATGATTGGTCGTGCTGCTCTTGGAAACCCTTGGATGATTTACCGTACTGTGAAATTTTTAGAAACAGGAGAACTTCTACCTGAACCAGAACCACGTGAAAAAATGCAAACGGCTATGCTTCATTTGAACCGTCTAGTTGAATTAAAAGGCGAAAACATTGCAGTTCGAGAATTCAGACAACACGCAGCATACTATCTAAAAGGAGCTCGTGGAAGTACTCGTGCCAAAGTGGCCGCTAACCAAGCGACAAAGCAATCAGAAATGGAAGCAATTTTAAATGAATTCGTACTTCAATATGAAGAAAAAGCATTAGCTAAACAAGATTAA